TAATAAAGAATATCAGCCCTCTGAGGTTGCATCCATGACTGATGGAGAAGATCTACCTTCTGTTCCTCTGGAAGAGTTGCTTGCTGATCTCGAGATAAGTGATGAGGAAGATGGAGACGAGAGCATGAGAGAGTGACAAGAATTTTGGCCTGCTTAACTGTGTCGTTTTGTGAGCTCTGTCTTTATAACATTAGTTAATTTGTACTGTtacttattttatgatttttacttTCGTTATTCGAAAAGCAATAAATGTTTCCATATGATTGGAAAACAATTTTGTTCCTGTCACAAGATCTATGTGGTCATACTACATTTCTTTCACATTGTTTTGTGGGTACCTCATAGTTGCAACTGCAGCCACCAAGGTTGTTTTACTATGTTACCTTGTTTTCTAGTTGTTTTGGTGATACCTTGTCTTTTAGTTTGTGTGGAATACCAGGCTTATTAcagtttcatttttattttggagaTTTGGCTTCAAACAAAAGCTCGTGTTAAGCGGATAGGAGTGAAcagtcactttttttttttttttattgaatatgTACATTTGTACATATTGTTGCTGAGATCAAAGCCCCTGAACGATTATATTCAGAATGTCTACAGTTTTCTGGGAAAAAATCCAACTGAAAAACCAGACAAAATTGCTGTGGGATGTAAAACCCACACACCCAGAAACAGACTCATGAACATATTGCACTGTAGACCAGTAGACGTATAAACAATTTGTGAATATATCATTAATAATAACAATTTACAAAAAAGTTCTAAAAGAGTTCAATGAATACATAAAGAAGACAATTAGTTTTGAGCAGAAAGAACTCACAACATGTCAGAGCTCCATCTCTTGTTGTTCTGGATTTTTAGCTTCGATGTGTTTCTTAGCTAGAGCATTCTTCCTAATCTGCTTGTACTCCTTCCGCCTCTGACGACTAGCCATCTCCTCCGTGGTCATGCTTACGAGAGCCTCTGGTGTAACCTTCCCATGGAGAACCTTCCTCCTCAAGTCAGGGTTTTTGGGATCCTTGAGATTGAACAATATTGATCTGTACCTGAGTTTTTTTGGGCCATTGAAGGAACCCATCATCTTGTACATAACCGACTCAATCTTGGTTGCCAAAACACTTGGGTTGATTTCACTCACTCTGCCATTCTCAGCGACAGCTTTAGAGAGAGAATCCTGAACAACTTCTCTCACTTTGTCTCGTGAGATATCGATATTGCCTGGATTGGTAGGCGAGGCTTTCTTTTGAGTCGGAGACATCGTCGCGGAATCGCAGGTTGGTGCAGTTGGTTTTCGATGAAGCTTGAGACGGATAACCAGGTTTCCTCTGACGATAGTCTTGGTTTCTCTGGTATCATCGATGATTTTCTTGTCCTGTTTGGCATCAGAGACTGTGTTCTTCAATTTCGAAATCAAAGAGACGGTGGCAGTTCGAATTTTGACGATGGGATGCTTCGTGAGAGGGAAGAGTTCCCCTTGAGTGGACTCAATAAGACTGGGTGTCATCGGGAAGTCTTGGAGCCTTTTCAGGGCATCCAAACAACGAAAGACTTCGGCTTCACAATGGGAGACATTGTTGATTGCGGAAGCAGCCATGGCAGTCCTCCTAGCGACGTCAATCAAACGCAGCAACTCCCTTTCCATTGATCGCAGTAATCAGTGATGGTGTCTccagatgatgaagaagagaacAAGAGATTGCCAGAAAAACAGAGAGCAAGATAGGGATTCAATGAATGTAGAAAAAGCcgatatgtgtatatacatattgaTCTGTATTACTAATTCTTCCATGATTAGGTTTTGGATTTAGGAATCCTAGTTTCAGTTTCCTAACACAAGTCGGTGTTGGTTGCCGTTAATTTAACGCGGCAAGTTTTGGTTCGTTTAGAGTCGCGCCGTACTGAGTTGTCGTAACCCGACCCGACTCGATATGTTTTTGCCCCCTTCTCGGACACTATTTCGTGTCTATTTAATTTCCCCAGCCGAACCCAGATGCCAGAATCCAGTATTTCCCGCCAATTTTTGTGTGGTTAGAGCGCCTGAGAGTAGTAGCAGCCTGTCATACATCCCACATCAAAAAAAAAGGCTCAATGAAGTGTTACTATATAATATTAGACAATCCTAGCATTGATAAATCGGTTTTCCAATGATTAGTTAGGCCCATAACAATTGAAAAACCGGTTTATTAATGTTAGGATTGTCCAATATTATATGGTGACACTTCTTCAATGAGTCCCATCTTTTCAATGTGGGATAGCAGTAAAGGGTTTGTTCAGCAGTTCAGATACTTTCTTCTAAATTTGTGGGGTAACTGACAGTTTggatttttgcattttcaagtGTTGTTGCAAATGCGTAGAAGTTAGAACCCCACCTCAATGTGTGCTTCAGCGAATGTTTAGTCGATGACGATATGATGTCTTTGGACCACAATATCACTCGTGATTTCCCAGTTGAATGTGCCCTTAAGTTTCCAACAGAAGAAACATAAACAAGATCACACAGCGCGCCCGTTCAGTCGTCGGAGTCCAGCAGAGCCTGAATCGCATGAATATTCCAATAATTGTGTTGATTGAGGCAAGGGAATCAGATGGATGGAGAACAAAGTactccaaatatatatatacacacacataattgcagaagggaaaaaaaaatgaaggggcATGAATTTCAGCTACAATAgtcatagaaaaataaattaaataataggGGATTTGAATCTTATATATGTGCAAGGGACACGGTATACATCAGTACACTCACAATACTACTTTGATTGTTCTAAAACATTacatctctcttctttctcccttgtAGACATATGACATAGGTTGAATTTAACATAAACCACCCATCGTAATACAAAACTGAGCACGCTGACTCATTAACGATGAGGAAAAACTTAATTCATTAATCATTATATATAACACTCGAGCAATAGATTGACAAAggaacaaatatatatttcacCATATATCAAATTTCAACTTTCTGCATCAATTCAAAAGATCCAGTTCCCAATTTCACCGGTAAACCAAGACAGATCCTAGCAGATGGGGTGTCCAAATTGTCCCTTTCCCCAAGATATGCGGCCTCAACAAAGAACTTGGACGCTGTCTCAAAAGACATTTTAATAAAAGGAGATATAGAGTCTTTTATGGCCCCATGTCGATTCATTGGCCGATACCCCCCAGAGTGGGTCATGTAGTCGGCAATAAGTGTTAGGTGCCTGATATTGACAGATATCCCATACGAACCAAAAACATGCATTACCTCCCTGATGATGGTCTCCCTGGCAGCTTCCACTCCATAAGTATTTAGCATTGCATGAATACTGTTTGAATACAGATACCTGACATCAAGGTGATCCTGCATTTGCCAAAGTGCCTTGAAATCCACTCCAGTCGTATGCAGAGCAGggattttctctttctcttcagATGAGACATCATTCCTTCTCTTGGGATTTTTACCATAGTAAATCACTTGATTTTCTTTGCAATTCGTCACTCTACACTTGTCAATCTTTCCGTATCTTTGAATGTAAACCCTTTCAGCTGTCCGCTCAGCTATctacaaaatacaaaacaagGGACTACATGTAGTGATGACGATAAGATATGATAAACAAAATAATGAAGATGGAAAAGATGCCACGCGTTAAAACAACATTATCGTCATGCTAAACTATACTCATCCTTTATAAAAGGCAGTCCATGAGCTTTCTATTTTTCTGAAGTTTCAATTGATTCAAAATTTGCGCTTTCTGACCAAAAGATAGTTGAAAGGTCGCTTACTTTATGGAGTGAAGATACACTATGATATTTATGTAGACGTGTTGGAATTTTCAAGAAATAATGCAATCTAAAAGGCCACATGCTTCATGGATTGTGTTATCACCTTCTTTATAACACCTCTAGCATCACTACAGAGAAAATCTTGAAAGTTCAGCCAAAAGAGGAGCACTAGCTATTGATGTTGTGCATCCATTTACTGTTGCTCTCCCTAAATATTATAAAGAAAGTAAactggctatatatatatatatatatatatatattcacatagacacacatatataatataggaGGTAAGGTTTGCATACATCTTGTCCATCCCCCACCCCCCACCCCCaactgcaggagccttgtgcataggTATTGTTTACTAGACACACATATATGGTAAGTCCTTGTTCCTCAGGATTGCCCCAGCTACTCAGGATAAAAAGTACCTCTCATGAGTCATATAATTTACCTTAAGATTGTTGAAAGCTTAAGAAACATTTTATATTTAAAGTAGCTTTGTCTACTTCCTCGAGTAACACAATTCATTGTCTCTCAAAAGTGCATTAAACAGATTACAACAGATGATAAAAATGCAGATATTAGCAGGAGTCAGAAATTTTGTGCACAAGCGGAAAAAATAGAAATGTGAGCATGATATGGAATTTGAGGAAATATGAGGATACAGAAGTCAAAGTACCTGCGCCAGCAAAAGATGAGGTTCATTCGTAAATTGAAAATGAACCTCAAAATGAAATCCACTAGCTTCAATAAAGATTGCTCGATCAGTTTCCTTTTTGACTAATGCTGCTCTGGACttctttcttttggttcttGATTTGGTCTTGTCCTTTGACTCATGCTTCTTCTTGAGCTTCGATTCATGCTTAGTGGAGCGTCTAAGAATTTGACTTTCAATCATCTCACCTTCATCATCATGTGTGCTCATCTCTTTATCCTTGCTAATCTCAGTCTCATTCTCAACACAATTAGTTTCACCTTCAGATCTGGATGACAGCTCCACATCATCCTGATCTGTTTCACCTTCCTCTTCAGAACCATCATCATAATTCATTTCATCACTTGCTTGCAACTTTTGCCTTTGAGCATAGGAACCAAGATCCTCAGCCTCACCACCAGCATCATCCTCATcgccatcatcatcattgtcatcGTTTTCCCCATGACGCGCTTCATTGACAGACCCATCTTCATCTTTCGCACCTGAAGCTTTTGCTTGCCCAAAAATTTTAATGCCACTGATTTTGGACAGCAAAGAAAGATGATTCTCTATCGCGTCCTCCAATTCCCTTACAAATACAACTTCTAGGGTCTCCTCCCAATCTTCTACCGTAATATCAGTGTTTTTGGGATAGTGCTCAGATTTGTAAAGCTTCATCTTAAGCTTGTAAATACGACAAATTTGATTGTTCTCCACAGCCGATGGCAGAACGGAAACTTCCATATTCTCTATTATATCTGCAACAGTTATCTTCTTCAATTTATCAGCAAGACGGTTAGCATCATTCCTGCAAATGAATATAAGCATAATTTTGAATGAAGAATATAAGTAAAAAGGAGGAAGGAAGAAGCatcatgtttttatttttctttctggttttactttttattttttataattttggaACAGTGATATCATCTATCAAGCATCCTTTCAATTGCGCCAGATCCATAAGACAATTTCCTtatctattgacttctttttctaaatattttgttgataaattAGTTATATTTCGACGAAGAAACAGTCCAAATATCCAGATTGTCGACATTCAATTTCTAGATCAGCCAATATCTCCTTGTTTGCACAAAGCCTTTTTCTTGGAAGATTTCAACGACATACATACTGATTCCTACAAGGGGAAGAATGAATGTACTTTACCAAAAGTCCATTATGAATTTTATAGAACTCACTCTGTTTTCCCTTCTTGCAAGGGGCATGTCATCACTGGAGTTTTAATTTGAGCTGAAGCAGTCATAAATATTTCTTGTAGACGAGGAATTCCAAGAGTCACATTCATTTCACCTCGGCCAGCCAGATGAAAAGTATTCAACCTGCAAGTTATCATATCCACATAATCACATACAGTAGATAAACAAAATAAGACCGAAGtagcaaaatatataaaataggaTATTGGATAAATGGGGAGCATTTATTCTATATTAGCAGATGATATGCTGTCTCTATAATGGGTTATAACTCATAAGTCATATCCCCTTATATCTCCTAGCATTTTTTATATCATTGCAAAGTAGAAGGTTAAAGTGAAGCTGTTGTTTATCATCGTATTCCATATCAGATCATCATCTCGCACCTAAACAACTGAATCCAAGCAATAAAAAGACAACGGCCTTGTACCGCATACCAATCAATGATTTTCAATTAGTCCTGAAGGAAGAAGGCCAGTCATAGGTACTTTCATATATGTAGAAAACATGCTTTTGGAAAAATATTGCTCCACAAAATGAGCAAATCATCATAGGAAAAAAGGTGCGTTAATTGTTACTGCCAATTCAAGTATTGATGTGTCTATAAGGAAATATAAGGAGTTAAAATTATGGACAAGCATAAAACACAATAAGATGTATTTGAAATAATGCGTACATCACTATACACGAGCAATAAAGTACTTAGGCATTAGAATATGAATACCCACATTTTTAAACAGCTATATGCATGTCAAGGGAAGCTGTTACCTTATATAGGTGTAATATGTAACTTTCTTTTACAAAACAACTACAGTATACAGGAACATGTTGACAGTTGATAAATTTTGGCTGAGTAATTATATTACtattaaaatgggattttcataAATAAGCTCAACAGACAAATGTCAAATATTTGTTGTTACGCCTGAGTCTACATGAAACATTCTTGAGAATGTATGTGTTGCATTTGGTTTTTGAGAACAACACATCCATCTCTACTAGAAACCAGTAACGTATATCAAACATCAAACTATGTATCATTAACAGAAGCATTTATTCAGAGATGAACTAATGAAGTCAAGAAAAACTCACGTCATCTGTGTTGATGGTTCTCCTACAGACTGAGCAGCAAGCACACCTACTGGTTCCCCAGGCTGGGCGAGACTTAGCAAGAATTTGAGCTTCAATAACTTTATTAGGTCATCTTGTTTTACTAAATTAGAAGAAACCCGCTCATTCAAGGATAAACCGCCCATGAATTTTTCAGCTTTTTCTTGAAGTGCAACAGGCAACTTTGTAATGTAGTTATTAGATGGATCAAGCTGAATATCCAAACTTCCATTGTCCTTTTGTTGTCCACATTTTTTGTAAAGCAATTCCTGATTCTGCAAAAATAGGggggaaaaacaaaagagagttaTGGTGACAAACTGACAATCAATGAGTATTTCCAATTCACGTTCAAAAAGATGAGAACAAGATCTCACTGCTGCCAGTGCTTCAAATTTTCCAATAAAACTTGTTCGATGGACATCCACACCATCTTCTCcatattgaaattgaacaatGGAACCATCAACATCACGGACAGTATGATCGTAACCGACTTTCAAGCACTCCAGATTTTTTATTAGGCATCTTTGGAGGTATCCACTGCGAGATGTTTTGACTGCCGTATCTACTAACCTATGATATATAAAGACATAAATGTAAGTAAGGAAATGACAACCAATATGGGAAGCCTACACTATGCCATTTGAGTACATAAATCATTTAAAACACTCTATATCTATAATCATTAATGGCACTCAAAACCACAACGATATTATAGACagcaaaaaagaataaaaagtagTCAATAATGGAGTAACTGTAAAAAGCATCTTCTGCAATATTTTGATGAACCTGAAAAAACGACCGAAAACTTTGAGATgcacaaagaagaaaagaaaagaaatagataAGCAATGATAAAGAAGATTCGCAAACTATAAATAAACAGATACTTGCATAATGCAAAACCAGTACACAGATCCAGCACCAGCCATTCCAAAATTAATAATAGATAGTTGTGAATGCTGGACTAGCATATTTACCAGATGTTATCTTGTTGGCATACATGGAGtctctatttcaaaaaataaaagaagccaCATTGAGAAAAATTACAAGCTCAGGGTTAATAAGAACACACATAAATAAACACAATGCATCTGATCTTCTCTATTTTATTTGCAGTCATCCTCATACCCTCCTGACCTTACCCCCCAACATAATAACACCCGGTTTGAACACCCTTTCTGCCAATTCACGGAGTTTTGCTTGCCTAGAAAGGGGGATCACAGACATCCAAGCTTTTCTCtgtcacctcacctcacctctgACTCTAAAGCTGGTCCCCTTCCTTCCAGTTTTGATAAAGGTATTCTTCCCATGCAAATAATGagcatttcttctttcttcttcttcttcttttttttttttttgtctatgatGATTCAGCTCCTGAACCTTTAAGTTTCTACGCTGAAAAGACAGGTCGACACTACTAATTCATGGAGTAAATAGGGAAGGTAGAAAGGCAAGATTTGTGAAAGGCCAGACAGGTTGTATTGGGGTGGATTAGCTTCCGGAGAAAGAGCAAGGAGCTTACTTACCTAAGAGCTAAAAGGGCAGGGCTGCCCTTGGAGCGTTGTCAAGGATTGATCTATTCCATTCCTCTTTAAAAAATGAGTCAACTAACCCCGCGCAAAACAAGGAATCAATCTAAAAGTAACAACACATTAAGGGCATGTCACCCATCTAGTGTGACATAAGAGTTACAAGCTACCTCAATTCTAAAACTACTTCCTCGCAAAATGCACAAGAGATATGATGCTATGCATCTGCATGACTTCAGGTATTAGCTCTAACTAATGCGATGAAATGACTTCACAGAGcgttgaaatgacaacatatctaTTGCATTAAACTATCCTACAATTTACAGCTTTAATAAGGAGGTACAATTTCTTAATGTATCGTGACAGAATCTAAAGGCTGAAATTTGATTTACCCTTCACGACCAGCCATGCAATGGAAGTAGTACTCTTGAGGACGAAGTCCACTAAGAAATCGATCAGTTATAAAACCTCCAGCTCGAGAAGTCCAATCCCATGAATGAAAGCACGGTAATGTCTTTCCAGACACCATACGGGGGACTCGTTTGCCTTCTAATTCTTGTTGACCCAAATGGGAAGATATTTGTTGGAAATTCACCTACTCAAGAAAATGACAACAAACGAAAGAGACAATAATTATTTATGTCCAAACAAGAATCTTATTAACAAACTAGATTTGATGGTATCAGGAAGAAACTAGTTCCGATGGAGTTGTTTATGCCACGTTTGGCATATACACCAACACATTGTGCACATACAAGACTTATCAATGACCTTGATAACAAAAAACTCTGCAGTCAGTAAACCTCCTTGGTAACATTGACATGAAAACAGGGACACTGACATGCACCGGGGGGCATGCATGTATTTCTAAAACTAATTGATTAAAAGATTCTTTTTACTGCGAATTTAGAAGCTGTTTTCTTTCCATTTCCATTCAAGAGTTCTTATGTGTTTCCACGCCCCTTTGAGACCCGGAACAAAAGGTAATAAAAAGAAGACTCTCTCTaataattatcaaataattGATAAATTTGATAAGAAAAGTCTTTTTTATATCATGCTTCAGTATCAATCCAGATTTAATATCCATCTTGTTTCTAAGACAAAAACAGAgaattttccaatcaaaaaattttctagCCGGGGTTTTCCCTATATCACAATCTCTTTATGATGCCATGTACGCAATGACCGACACACCAACATAACGTGAATAAGCTGAAGAGAGTGTGAAAAGACGGGCAAAAACCAACCTTACTACCTTTCGCCCCAGAGGTAGTCATTAGAGAAATACAGTTCTTTCCAGATGGTCTTAACAAACCCTCAGATAATAGCTCACTTAAAGCCCCAGAGCTGGTTTTTGCATTAAGACCACTAGTCATCTTCCTGTCCAAAAAGGTCATGGCTGGCTCCCCATCTCTGCGTATGGTTTTCTCAATATCAAACTGGAGGTCTAGTGGATCTGGAAGTCAGATGAATCAAGCTATCATAAGTCAATGACCATCATCAGCTACATTGAATAATAAAAAGCAAAGAACAACCAAAAACCAAGAAAGTTAAACAAAATACAAGTTACACACTCAACAAGAAATATTCCAGAGGAGATATTGATTGATCAAATGTACTATGGTGACAAGGGCATCACTTCTATTTCATACTAGTGGTTAGCATTGAACAAGTAGGAAGACGTCATTTTCTTTTTCGCCTCAATAATAGTTATGTATGCTAGCAACTACCTAGATGCTTTCAAGTGGCATACCACTTTGCGATGCCTAACTGAGTTTCAAGAGAATGTTAGGGTGTTGTCTTACAGTGCCTAGCATTTTGCAGGGTTTTGGCTGGAAGGTTAGAAAAAAATCTTATGAAAGACAGAGTCTGAGGAGTTCTCTAGTTCTTTACCCGGCTTATTCTAATTTAAACCTTCTTAGTACTTGCTCTGATCCATCTAACATCACATTTTGTATCATGGGAAATAAGAAAAGGAATAGTAATGGGAGAGGAAAGGGGATGGTATGGGTATGTAGATGAAGTAATCATGTCTGGTAGTAGAAACAAGGAGGTGAATGGAAATGATCACTGCAAAATGTATGTACAACAAAGGGAGTGGGAATGGAATGGGAATCGTGTACCCTACTATATTACACATAAATAAATTATACTAATATATTATGTAGACTGTAGTTCATTCTTATATGTCCTAAGATATTATATTTCCCTATTTTTAGATGATACCTCATCTTATATGTCCTTAAAGATTTGCTTGGTTCCTAAATAGCTTTATATTACTTggctatcatcatcatcatcatcatcaaagcatcATGCCCCAACATCTTGGGGCAATGACCTTAATTTGTAAGAAATATTAGTTGAAATAACCACGTGATTAGAAGCTCCAATATGATTACTTATTAACATTAGTTCTTAAAAAGGATGAAGAAAGTATATAAAGTAATCCTCAACAGTATGTTTCTGTGATTAACCAGAAGACAATCATGTCTTATCAATTCAGTTAAATATATGGTCAATATAAAATTCATGGACCCATATAAGCTTCATCTACCAGATCAACCCTAATCAAACTTGAAAAATCAAGTCTACTGGATTTGCAAATATTAATAAACCAATTCACAGACACAGTAGAATAGTATATACTGCTTAGTGGAAAATAAAAGTTAGATTCATagcttaaaattttttaaaaagacaGGAAAAACCTCAATACTTCCACATAAATGCATCATTCTAAATTACTAACCATTAATGCTGTATCAAACATTTTCAGTGAGAAAAAAACTCTTCAAAAATCAGCATACCTATTACAACATTTTCGGGAACCTTAATAAATTCACGATGAACTTTTTCACCGATTTCTTCACAACTTTCAAGTTGACTCTTCCTTTCTTCATCTTTGGCTTTAATTATTAAAAGGTCATTCACTCCACATGTGAAACCATGCATCTGGACGAGAAACAATAATTGATCAAACtacaataaaaaaagatatcaaaatgcttaaaacaaataatatagaCCCAAAGCATTCTGACCTGCAAAAATACAGTAAACAATCGACTCAATGCAGAAAGCAAAAGGCCTGCAGTACTTGAGCCATATAGCTCATGTACTGTATGAACCAAACCATAATCAGCAAACTGCGCCTTGTCAATCACGCCACGAACCAACTCATTTTTATAGATCAACAACTTATCTTCATCAGGCTCCTTATCATCCTTTTTCCCTTTGTGCATTTTATCTCCACCAACTattttttctttgcttaaaTAGTCTTCACCATTGTCTTTCTTACCACTCAGTTTCTTTAAGTCAACATCCTTTTCAGTGTTCAGTTTCTCTTCATTACTTCTACTCTTAAAAAAGTCATGAGAGATTTTCCCTCCTTTCTCAACTGtaaatggaggtctaccacgaGTAATATGATTCAGCACAGCAGAAATGACctacaaaaatattaattagcAACAGAAAGTCCAACTGATTTATCTCACATGCATCTGTTTACATTCAACTAAGCACTACAGAGATCAGATTAGTGGGGGAATACTGGAAAACAGATCTCTCACACTTTAAAACCAACAAGTCATCTACATATCTCAAAATCAATTTCAATGCGGTTCTAACCTGTTTACCAGTCCATAATGGCTCCGGCTTCCATATAGTAGGCAAAAGAGACTCCATCTCATTCTCAAAACTAGAGATCAGAACTTTATTTCCAGGTTTTCCAGCAAATGAAACTGATCCACCAGTACCCACACCAGAACTATAAAGAAGCTGATTAAATTCATCACGACTTAAGAAGGTATCCCTCTTCGTGAGAAGTACAGCACTTATGATGTGATCCTGATGAATTTAGAaggcaaaagaaaataattacacATAACTTTGCTGATGAACAAGgaaaacacaaaataaaaactgTAGAGAATAAAATATTTGTCAACCATAAACCAAAAAGGGCTGAACAAATTAATATGACACTGGAAAAAtccatgctacaaaagaaaataatgagaAGATATACATTGCCATAATATCCTTCAGTAAAGAAAACCAAAGATGGATATTGTTAAATTGTGAATAAAACCTGAATTAAGGATCTAATTGGATCACCAGAGGATGGCCTGATATATTGATCGTTGGCGTTAACAATGTTATAAGCTTCTGCACGTGAGACTTCATCTTGGGGGAAATGAACATTCATTTCATCACCATCAAAATCAGCATTGTACGTGCTGGAAAAGACAAGTTATTCAAAATCATCATTGGCCATGCACTTGCAAGTAAAATATCCGAAAAGAATATAgaaaatacacatatatacacgcaGAAATGATAGAAGTATACAACTTAAACACCTGCAGTTGGCATAGTGCATCCGAATTGTCTTCTCTCCCTTCAAGACACGAACCACGTGTGCCATTATACTGGGCTTGTGAAGCGTGGGCTGACATGCAAAAATATGAGCCAAATCAAAGCAAAAACAAAGGCGGCGAATGATTGCAATTATAAGTAGTTATTCAAGTTACATGAATCAAaaggaaaaatgtattgtaAGTGACCCATTTTGCAGCAGTGAAAGTTCTCATCCGACATATTCCTCTAATTATGATAAGCACGGACAAATAGCAAAAGAACTTGAGTCTATCATCAAGCCTCTATAACATTCAGGCTATATAGATTTAACTGGTCATACCTGTCGATTAACAAGCACAACATCCCCATCTTGCAAGTGGCGATACacaagttttctttcaaattcatGATCACAACCATTTCCAGGTTCCAACACTGCTCCTCTCGAAGAAGGTAATTTCCTTGATATAGAAATACGCATCTTACGGCTTGCTGGTAATTTCACAGTGGACAATTTATCAACATAATGTGTGGCTCCGGGATGAATTTCTGATCCATTGATTACAGCGTCCCTCAACTTCCCAACATTCCAGGGAGTCACTCTCTACAAAGATTGTAAATCAAAAGGCAAAATGTAAAACGTAAAGATTCAGATCAAGGCATTCAACTATTAACAATTTTCTTCATAAAGATAAGCAAAACATGATCAAGAGTATGATAGATAAATATAATTGTTACAAGTATAATTTTCTTGGCTGTCAAAAATTCACCACCCCGTAAAAGGAACCAGAAATAAGAGTTATGAGAGGCCAGTTTGGCACCGCAGTGGTAATCTATTCAAGAGCTTTAAAAATAAGTACTGTGAAGTAAAGACGATGTCGTAGAAAATACAATTATCatttatcataaaataaaatcttggaAAGTACTC
This genomic stretch from Tripterygium wilfordii isolate XIE 37 chromosome 22, ASM1340144v1, whole genome shotgun sequence harbors:
- the LOC119991382 gene encoding transcription elongation factor TFIIS-like, whose product is MERELLRLIDVARRTAMAASAINNVSHCEAEVFRCLDALKRLQDFPMTPSLIESTQGELFPLTKHPIVKIRTATVSLISKLKNTVSDAKQDKKIIDDTRETKTIVRGNLVIRLKLHRKPTAPTCDSATMSPTQKKASPTNPGNIDISRDKVREVVQDSLSKAVAENGRVSEINPSVLATKIESVMYKMMGSFNGPKKLRYRSILFNLKDPKNPDLRRKVLHGKVTPEALVSMTTEEMASRQRRKEYKQIRKNALAKKHIEAKNPEQQEMEL
- the LOC119991075 gene encoding DNA-directed RNA polymerase I subunit 1, producing MAQTSDVVTEEIGGVVFSFMTDEDIQKHSLVRITSDRLVDTVNQPVPGGLYDPALGPLDERTPCKSCGQGAFNCPGHCGHIDLLVPVYNPLLFHTLYTLLREVCFFCHHFKANRSQVKKCVSQLELIIKGDIIGAKRLDSSSLDEYPEDSSGSHESSSTVHSGAQCTDDDALKQQEWTSMQFTEAKFVLNTFLNLKIKKCENCNAKSPTISKPFFGWFQKGGVSDALAAANVLRGFSVKGAITGGDGATTELDDGTDASGVFSVNSGDEAETHSSHGTPDSGKGKHRRKGREVLTAFIEQKNFFKGSLLPSEVKNILKLLWENEAQLCSFIGDIQQKGFGKQVGPSMFFLEKILVPPIKFRPLARAGDSVMEHPHTNLLVKVLKSNILLGNAIANSVDKSMERRWMELQQSVNILFDSKKAGQGQRDVPSGICQLLEKKEGMFRQKMMGKRVNYACRSVISPDPYLAVNEIGIPPYFALRLTYPERVTPWNVGKLRDAVINGSEIHPGATHYVDKLSTVKLPASRKMRISISRKLPSSRGAVLEPGNGCDHEFERKLVYRHLQDGDVVLVNRQPTLHKPSIMAHVVRVLKGEKTIRMHYANCSTYNADFDGDEMNVHFPQDEVSRAEAYNIVNANDQYIRPSSGDPIRSLIQDHIISAVLLTKRDTFLSRDEFNQLLYSSGVGTGGSVSFAGKPGNKVLISSFENEMESLLPTIWKPEPLWTGKQVISAVLNHITRGRPPFTVEKGGKISHDFFKSRSNEEKLNTEKDVDLKKLSGKKDNGEDYLSKEKIVGGDKMHKGKKDDKEPDEDKLLIYKNELVRGVIDKAQFADYGLVHTVHELYGSSTAGLLLSALSRLFTVFLQMHGFTCGVNDLLIIKAKDEERKSQLESCEEIGEKVHREFIKVPENVVIDPLDLQFDIEKTIRRDGEPAMTFLDRKMTSGLNAKTSSGALSELLSEGLLRPSGKNCISLMTTSGAKGSKVNFQQISSHLGQQELEGKRVPRMVSGKTLPCFHSWDWTSRAGGFITDRFLSGLRPQEYYFHCMAGREGLVDTAVKTSRSGYLQRCLIKNLECLKVGYDHTVRDVDGSIVQFQYGEDGVDVHRTSFIGKFEALAANQELLYKKCGQQKDNGSLDIQLDPSNNYITKLPVALQEKAEKFMGGLSLNERVSSNLVKQDDLIKLLKLKFLLSLAQPGEPVGVLAAQSVGEPSTQMTLNTFHLAGRGEMNVTLGIPRLQEIFMTASAQIKTPVMTCPLQEGKTENDANRLADKLKKITVADIIENMEVSVLPSAVENNQICRIYKLKMKLYKSEHYPKNTDITVEDWEETLEVVFVRELEDAIENHLSLLSKISGIKIFGQAKASGAKDEDGSVNEARHGENDDNDDDGDEDDAGGEAEDLGSYAQRQKLQASDEMNYDDGSEEEGETDQDDVELSSRSEGETNCVENETEISKDKEMSTHDDEGEMIESQILRRSTKHESKLKKKHESKDKTKSRTKRKKSRAALVKKETDRAIFIEASGFHFEVHFQFTNEPHLLLAQIAERTAERVYIQRYGKIDKCRVTNCKENQVIYYGKNPKRRNDVSSEEKEKIPALHTTGVDFKALWQMQDHLDVRYLYSNSIHAMLNTYGVEAARETIIREVMHVFGSYGISVNIRHLTLIADYMTHSGGYRPMNRHGAIKDSISPFIKMSFETASKFFVEAAYLGERDNLDTPSARICLGLPVKLGTGSFELMQKVEI